The Nitrospiria bacterium genome window below encodes:
- a CDS encoding YbaB/EbfC family nucleoid-associated protein: MANKMFGDIMKQAQAMQEKMMKVQEEVAKKQVEASSGGGMVTVVANGKQEILSIKIDPEVVDPKDVEMLQDLIVAAVNEAQKKAQEMMAEEVKGLTGGLKIPGLF, encoded by the coding sequence ATGGCAAATAAAATGTTTGGAGACATCATGAAGCAGGCGCAAGCCATGCAAGAAAAAATGATGAAGGTTCAAGAGGAGGTGGCCAAGAAACAAGTGGAAGCCTCCTCTGGGGGGGGAATGGTAACGGTGGTTGCCAATGGAAAGCAGGAGATTCTCTCCATTAAGATTGATCCGGAGGTGGTTGATCCCAAAGATGTGGAGATGCTTCAAGATTTAATTGTGGCGGCGGTCAATGAGGCACAAAAAAAAGCCCAAGAAATGATGGCCGAGGAGGTCAAGGGGCTAACTGGGGGTTTAAAAATACCCGGTCTGTTTTAA
- the dnaX gene encoding DNA polymerase III subunit gamma/tau: protein MDKSYQVSARKWRPKLFEEVIGQGHITQTLQNAVQSGRVAHAYLFSGERGVGKTTVARIFAKALNCEKGPTINPCNDCVTCREIWDGMAIDVIEIDGASNTGVDDIRELREAVKYIPVRGRYKVYIIDEVHMLSTSAFNALLKTLEEPPDRVIFLFATTELHKIPPTILSRCQHFTFKRIPFEEMIRHLQGIAVEEKIEMEEGGYRLIARAAEGSMRDALSILDQSVAFCGQKVDLENLRTLLGIVNQQILERTIHALHHQDTSDVMALVNDLVAHGTDLRKFLGDLVEYIRNLLMIKVSTDPFSLVDLPREEVEHLKQIVASLSLDELQRWTGHFVKTQVEIKLSLSPRFSLELALVKATRMVRTTSLEDLIQRLHAMEKRLTDLNNNLVGEEFKGGDRSSEKVQRVSPKPASSDEAVPPELFLEKWNLILKRIKEEKPNLGSYLEQGRVVDSGPDKVTIGFPENSSFLMKLVQKEEHMKVLERTLEQVMQRPLPIKWTVLDPGSKTEPLPYMEKSERGGGEEMNDPIQTPLIKETLAMFGGKIIEAKEE, encoded by the coding sequence ATGGATAAGAGCTATCAAGTTTCTGCTCGGAAGTGGCGGCCAAAATTATTTGAAGAGGTGATTGGCCAAGGCCATATTACCCAAACCCTTCAAAATGCCGTTCAAAGTGGGAGGGTGGCCCATGCCTATCTTTTCTCAGGTGAAAGAGGGGTTGGTAAAACAACCGTGGCCAGAATTTTTGCCAAGGCGTTGAATTGTGAGAAAGGACCCACCATCAACCCTTGCAATGATTGTGTGACCTGTCGGGAAATCTGGGATGGGATGGCCATCGATGTCATCGAGATTGACGGAGCATCCAATACCGGTGTGGATGATATCCGGGAGCTTCGAGAAGCGGTCAAGTACATTCCTGTCAGAGGAAGATATAAAGTCTATATCATTGATGAAGTCCATATGTTATCAACCTCTGCTTTTAATGCACTCTTAAAAACCTTGGAAGAACCCCCCGACCGGGTGATTTTTTTGTTTGCTACGACGGAATTACATAAGATTCCACCCACGATTCTTTCCCGCTGTCAGCATTTTACGTTTAAACGAATTCCTTTTGAGGAAATGATTCGACACCTACAAGGGATTGCAGTTGAGGAAAAAATTGAGATGGAAGAGGGGGGGTATAGGCTGATTGCACGTGCCGCTGAAGGGAGTATGAGGGATGCATTGAGTATTTTGGATCAATCGGTGGCCTTTTGTGGTCAGAAAGTGGATTTGGAAAACTTAAGAACTTTACTGGGCATTGTGAACCAACAGATACTGGAAAGGACCATTCATGCGCTACATCACCAGGACACGTCGGATGTTATGGCACTGGTTAATGACCTGGTAGCCCATGGAACAGATTTGCGAAAGTTTTTAGGTGATTTAGTTGAATATATCCGAAATCTTTTAATGATCAAGGTCTCGACCGATCCCTTTTCTTTAGTGGATTTACCCCGTGAAGAAGTGGAGCATTTAAAACAAATTGTGGCTTCCCTTTCCCTGGATGAGCTTCAACGGTGGACTGGGCATTTTGTTAAAACTCAAGTAGAAATCAAACTGTCTCTTTCACCCCGGTTTTCCCTGGAGTTGGCCTTGGTCAAGGCAACGCGAATGGTGAGGACCACCTCCCTGGAGGATCTGATCCAACGGCTTCATGCCATGGAAAAACGTTTGACCGATTTAAATAATAATCTTGTTGGGGAAGAATTCAAAGGTGGGGATCGTTCCTCTGAAAAAGTCCAGAGGGTGTCGCCTAAACCTGCTTCATCAGATGAGGCTGTCCCTCCTGAATTGTTTTTGGAGAAATGGAATCTAATTCTCAAGCGGATTAAAGAAGAAAAACCCAATTTAGGATCTTATTTGGAACAGGGAAGAGTCGTTGATTCCGGTCCGGATAAGGTTACCATTGGCTTTCCTGAAAATTCCTCTTTTTTGATGAAATTGGTTCAAAAGGAGGAGCATATGAAGGTTTTAGAAAGGACATTGGAGCAGGTAATGCAGAGGCCTTTGCCCATCAAATGGACGGTTTTGGATCCTGGATCAAAGACCGAACCGCTACCTTATATGGAAAAAAGTGAACGGGGGGGTGGGGAGGAAATGAACGATCCCATACAGACCCCGTTAATTAAAGAAACATTGGCAATGTTTGGAGGAAAAATAATCGAGGCCAAGGAAGAATAG